atttcaaatcaCTTTACCTTAGAAATTACACTTTAGATTAACATTCAGACCATGTCTGATTTTTGTCTTCTTACTTAATAACTTGTGTATTAGTACTACATACCGCACGCTGTGATACAATATTGTATTGCATAAGATGAGAacatttttatcttatttatgcatactaattcaaaatttattatttcaaaacagcTTCAAAAACCTGTCTAATATCACTTTGCTATAAGAAAGGACAGAAACAAAGGTGAATTTTCTAAAGATATTTCTGACTTTTAAAATTCacaatgtaaatatttgtttaaaacatattgCCTTTAATGAGCTCGTAATATCACTTTTAAATTTAACCATAACTTACATGATGACTCATGATTCACCAAAGAGACACTTACCGTGAAAGCCCCAGGAGACAGCCTTGTTGACGGCTGTTGATGGCTTTGAACTTGTTGTAGTTGTTGATGATGTTGCATTTTTTGACTGGCTACAACTTCTGCAACTTTTCTACTAAAGTCTTTTCGCAAATTTTTCAAGTCTGTTTCTAATTTAGCATTCTTTTCCTCAAGTTTCATTTTATTCCTGTGTGTCTCTTCTAACAATGATTGCAACTGTTGAAGTTCTTTTTCTAACTTTTCATTAGTTTTTTCAATATCACGtataatttctttataatgAATTTCTGTTTCAACCTGGGTCTTTTCTAAATTAGCAACTAATTTCCGTAATTTATCTAATTCCTGGTTTTTCCTAAGAATTTCTTCGTTTTTACTTGCAAGCTGATCAGCTACACcttgtcttaatttttctataTCTCTCTGAGCATTTATTAAGAGATCTCTAAGATTTTGGCACTCGGCTTTCTCCTCAAGCAAATTTTTTTCACTTGCTATTAATTTGGCCTTCCATTCTTCTTCTCGACTGTCCGATTCATTTTTCAGAGCACTTTTCAGACGATCTTGACCAGCTTTTCGTTCTCTGTCTAATTCCAGTTCTAATTCCAACCGTTTAGTTTCTAAATTGTCAATTCTTCCTTGTGCGTCTTCTTGCActaataatatttcatattcaaaTGCTTCTTTCATAGCCTCAATTTCGACCTCTTTTTCATGATTGCGGGTAAACAACATATGAACAACTTGAGTCAATTCGGAAACTTTTTTTGACATCCGAAACTCGAACGTCTTCTTGGCGGAATCGCCAGAGTCAAACTTGAACTGATTCATTTTGATTTAACTGAGCTTTTTATTTCAGAACGTTCAAAATTCAcatcatttattataaaaatctcTCTGGTTAAAAGTTACCTGAAATATAACGTGAAAATCATTAGGTTCATTCTTGGTGGCATATTTGTTTTAGATAACATTATTATTGCTAATGATTGAATCTGAATAGCtgttatcaataaaatcattaaaatggTATAACTCAATATAGAACAAGCAAATGTAAttacatatattgaaaattgatgTTTAAATCAGTTTTCACATTGATATATCCCAGTATAGTTAAATCAATACGAAAATATTGCTTATAAAGTGTTTTTATCGTTACGGACATATATAAATTACTATGCGGAAAGCCCTACTGTTTCTTCAGAACATATTACACTATTGACACCTTGTAAATATAGCAGTGTGATGATAGAATAAAAATTGACTGACGCAACAAAGACGTTAAATTGTTATCgagttttttgttataaaattccGTTACATGTATCTTTATCAAGTAACGATCTCAGTTTCCGATTATATGACTTATTTGTCGACTTTGACTGGCAAAATAAACACCAAAAAGTTAAACGGGTATTGACACATGGTGAATGGAGTTCTTCGCTCGGTCATTAGACCCCAATGCTATAGAAAGACACCCGTATTGCCGTGTTGGTTTTGCATATATATCCAGCAAAATGTAGTCTTTTTTTCTGGTAAGGCGAGTTCCCTACATAGCCGAATCTACCTGTTGGATTAATTGATTATTATTTCTAGTTCTGACTATAGCATGAGAATTTAGCAAGAATGTATCGTTCACTCTGCTTTGATTTTCAGCTTGCCCTGTATATGTTTATTTCTGGTAATGTTaagaatatttatcatatacttagactaaataacatatgattttttaccgtatgataatagcattaaatcaacgtatattccatattttttgaattggtgcttagcgggctgatatgaaaagtttatcacatgcttcgattgttatcacatgcctttccgtaacgttatcacatggcattccggtaatactcggcaaattccggaaaatacacctcaatgctacgttttcagtgaaaaacatttcaaagtaatgtacaaaaaaatcatttgaatattggaaagtatattgtgtagaataataaataaaaaaaaaaagataaaagaacccaaacaaattatcaaataaatgcatttttttttaaagtttcactGAAACATAAGTTAGAAagttgcttaaaaaaaaaatccaaacaatgttgattatgtatattaatgaattatttttttgtcgattcgtccatattaaaatgtttttttttctctgtttaggcatatgatagaaagatttccTATCGAGTGTATCAAATTTTgggtccgacgtccgtgaacttttcaCTCTTTTAACTTCCTTTTTAACGTAcaaggatcaatatatgaatatgtGATGTTTCTCtactgttgaagcatatgataaaaagatcatgaCATgccatttttcatatcgcatgcattatcagccctcggtcaatatcagccctcgagccatgcggctcttgggctgatattgaacctagggctgataatacatgcgatatgaaaaatgccatgtaataatctgatattatcacatattttgtactgatatgtaCGTTTTTGCATGGCCAATAATAGCCGGAAGTCAAGGTTGGTTATCAGCCCTCGAAATCCATATCAAGCCCCCGAGTTTTAACTTCCGGTAACCAGTCAATCAAGgactatttgtaaacaagttgaacacaatgaaaagaaatttagaaagttacgaATCTGctgtagaagaaaaaaata
Above is a window of Mytilus trossulus isolate FHL-02 chromosome 4, PNRI_Mtr1.1.1.hap1, whole genome shotgun sequence DNA encoding:
- the LOC134714541 gene encoding protein FAM184A-like isoform X3, with amino-acid sequence MNQFKFDSGDSAKKTFEFRMSKKVSELTQVVHMLFTRNHEKEVEIEAMKEAFEYEILLVQEDAQGRIDNLETKRLELELELDRERKAGQDRLKSALKNESDSREEEWKAKLIASEKNLLEEKAECQNLRDLLINAQRDIEKLRQGVADQLASKNEEILRKNQELDKLRKLVANLEKTQVETEIHYKEIIRDIEKTNEKLEKELQQLQSLLEETHRNKMKLEEKNAKLETDLKNLRKDFSRKVAEVVASQKMQHHQQLQQVQSHQQPSTRLSPGAFTVGRSKLYEPRKDYNDELEKLRREVQRYRMELSNRDNNFNRVFSTQQPLTVDPRAGKIGMSSQQVIASHRSNEPLLSKEKSFSYAFVQSIDDSKRPSSSRASSAASRLPVLSQEQKTRLTKLMRPKPLSKEALYSK
- the LOC134714541 gene encoding protein FAM184A-like isoform X4; translation: MNQFKFDSGDSAKKTFEFRMSKKVSELTQVVHMLFTRNHEKEVEIEAMKEAFEYEILLVQEDAQGRIDNLETKRLELELELDRERKAGQDRLKSALKNESDSREEEWKAKLIASEKNLLEEKAECQNLRDLLINAQRDIEKLRQGVADQLASKNEEILRKNQELDKLRKLVANLEKTQVETEIHYKEIIRDIEKTNEKLEKELQQLQSLLEETHRNKMKLEEKNAKLETDLKNLRKDFSRKVAEVVASQKMQHHQQLQQVQSHQQPSTRLSPGAFTSHHSCTNKDYNDELEKLRREVQRYRMELSNRDNNFNRVFSTQQPLTVDPRAGKIGMSSQQVIASHRSNEPLLSKEKSFSYAFVQSIDDSKRPSSSRASSAASRLPVLSQEQKTRLTKLMRPKPLSKEALYSK
- the LOC134714541 gene encoding protein FAM184A-like isoform X1, with product MNQFKFDSGDSAKKTFEFRMSKKVSELTQVVHMLFTRNHEKEVEIEAMKEAFEYEILLVQEDAQGRIDNLETKRLELELELDRERKAGQDRLKSALKNESDSREEEWKAKLIASEKNLLEEKAECQNLRDLLINAQRDIEKLRQGVADQLASKNEEILRKNQELDKLRKLVANLEKTQVETEIHYKEIIRDIEKTNEKLEKELQQLQSLLEETHRNKMKLEEKNAKLETDLKNLRKDFSRKVAEVVASQKMQHHQQLQQVQSHQQPSTRLSPGAFTREDRVRSSRSPIPSNSAKRRNSRDSRQIAPKRDEDYNDELEKLRREVQRYRMELSNRDNNFNRVFSTQQPLTVDPRAGKIGMSSQQVIASHRSNEPLLSKEKSFSYAFVQSIDDSKRPSSSRASSAASRLPVLSQEQKTRLTKLMRPKPLSKEALYSK
- the LOC134714541 gene encoding protein FAM184A-like isoform X2; its protein translation is MNQFKFDSGDSAKKTFEFRMSKKVSELTQVVHMLFTRNHEKEVEIEAMKEAFEYEILLVQEDAQGRIDNLETKRLELELELDRERKAGQDRLKSALKNESDSREEEWKAKLIASEKNLLEEKAECQNLRDLLINAQRDIEKLRQGVADQLASKNEEILRKNQELDKLRKLVANLEKTQVETEIHYKEIIRDIEKTNEKLEKELQQLQSLLEETHRNKMKLEEKNAKLETDLKNLRKDFSRKVAEVVASQKMQHHQQLQQVQSHQQPSTRLSPGAFTSHHSCTNKVGRSKLYEPRKDYNDELEKLRREVQRYRMELSNRDNNFNRVFSTQQPLTVDPRAGKIGMSSQQVIASHRSNEPLLSKEKSFSYAFVQSIDDSKRPSSSRASSAASRLPVLSQEQKTRLTKLMRPKPLSKEALYSK
- the LOC134714541 gene encoding protein FAM184A-like isoform X5, whose protein sequence is MNQFKFDSGDSAKKTFEFRMSKKVSELTQVVHMLFTRNHEKEVEIEAMKEAFEYEILLVQEDAQGRIDNLETKRLELELELDRERKAGQDRLKSALKNESDSREEEWKAKLIASEKNLLEEKAECQNLRDLLINAQRDIEKLRQGVADQLASKNEEILRKNQELDKLRKLVANLEKTQVETEIHYKEIIRDIEKTNEKLEKELQQLQSLLEETHRNKMKLEEKNAKLETDLKNLRKDFSRKVAEVVASQKMQHHQQLQQVQSHQQPSTRLSPGAFTDYNDELEKLRREVQRYRMELSNRDNNFNRVFSTQQPLTVDPRAGKIGMSSQQVIASHRSNEPLLSKEKSFSYAFVQSIDDSKRPSSSRASSAASRLPVLSQEQKTRLTKLMRPKPLSKEALYSK